In the genome of Thermoproteus tenax Kra 1, the window CTGCAGCAGACTGGGCGGAGTCCTGAGGCTGTTGGACTCAGTGGGGAGGATCACCATCAGCAACTCCGAGGTGCACCCGCTGACTGTGGAGGCTGTGACTCGCGGGAGCCCCCAGTCCGACCTCCTTCTGACTATCGAGGGGAGCAGAGTGAGGGGCCAGGGCAGCGGCCCGCTCCTGCACGTGTTGCCCGGGGGATCCTCGGTGAGGGTGAGGCTCATCGGCAACTATATGGCCAAATCGGCCGGCGAAGGGCAGTGGAGCTTGATAGACATCCCCGACCTGGAGCTCTTCGAGGCGAGAGGGAACTACATCGAGCTCGGGCAGGGCTTCGACGTCGTGCTCTCCTTCAGCGAGAGCCCCGCAAGCGGCTTCTACGAGTTCAGCGACAACGTGGTAGCCCCCTCGGCGCAGCCCGCCTATCTGTTGAACGGCGGTGTGTCGATCTCGGCCCCCTTCATCGTAAGGAACAACAAATTCCTGTCGCCCACCTCGCTGGCCAAGTCGCCCCTCACCGGGGCATCGGGCCTGGCGCTGTCGGACAATCTGAATCTGTCCCAGTAGCCGGCAATTCCTAAGTCGCAGCCCTTTTAGGCCCCTCAGCCCGTTGACGAAGGTCGCCGCGGCCGCGGCCGGCGCGGGGGGAGACCGTTGCAAAACGCCGGCTGACGGCCGGTTAGGGTTCGTACGTCTTAAGGCTTTTATGGTGGAGGTTTTGTCTTAGTGTGGCTGTAGTGTTGCCTGAGAGGCTGGTTAGGGAGGCGGAGCGGAGGGGTATCGACGTGGGGGAGGTGGCGTTGGAGGCCCTGGCCAGGGCTCTGGAGCTGGATCCAGCCGATGTAGCCGCCGCGCGTGTGGAGCTGGCGGAGAGGTTTCTCGCTGAGGCGGAGCAGTACGTCGAGAGGGGGGACGCGGTGCAGGCCAGCGAGAAGCTCCATAGAGCTGTGGAGGAGTGCGTCAAGGCGTTGGCGGAGGAGCTGGGGGTCGAGGCGCTTGGGGAGGTCAGGCGGAGGGGGCGGTGGGATACTTGGCTTCTGGGGCGGGCGGCGAGGGAGGCTGCTGAGAGGCTGGGGGA includes:
- a CDS encoding PaREP1 family protein codes for the protein MAVVLPERLVREAERRGIDVGEVALEALARALELDPADVAAARVELAERFLAEAEQYVERGDAVQASEKLHRAVEECVKALAEELGVEALGEVRRRGRWDTWLLGRAAREAAERLGEDRVRLAWKDAYDIHVWGFHEAKYDVRDVKAALPLARWLVEFVKSRVAGRT